GACTGTTTCGCCCCCGATTTTATAAGGAAGCCCTGCCAATAAAAGTCCCATCCTGGCCACGTTTCTGTTGTCTTCCCCTGCCTGGTTGGCACAGCCGAAAATAACGTCTTCAATTTCTTCAACAGGTACTTCCGGGTTTCTTGCAACCACTTCTTTAATAACAATAGCAGCCAGATCATCTGCCCTTACTTCTGATAGCCCTCCCTGTAGTTTTGAGATGGGAGTCCTTACGTAATCTATGATGTATACGTTGTTCATAATTTTGATTTGAAAATTTGATAATGGGATAATTTGAAATTATTTCATTAGCTCAATTATTATTAATCTTATTTATTTTTTTAATGATGATATCCTGTTTTTTCATTATCCGGTTCAATTTTATCAGTGCCGATGGCGCCTGTCTTCTTTGATTTCGATCTTACCGTTTTTTACATCATCCAAAGTATATACTTTATACACAAAATCTTTCCCGTAAATATCTTTGGCATATTCTTCCACGGTCTTGGTAAAGCCTGCTTCTTTCCTTATTTTATTCACATTTTCCGGATCTTTGATCGGCCAGATGTACTCGGTTTTGTAATCTTTTCCGTTTTCATTCCAAAAGCTTCCATATCCCTGGGTACCGTAGATCTGCTCTTTCCCCTGGTCCATAAGATACCTGTCTTCCATAGTTGCCACCTGTCTGAACGGAATTTCATTCTTTTTACCGGCTTCTTTAATTAAGGGAAGATACTTTCCTATTTTCTTTGAATGCTGAATAACGAACCAGACCGTTTTATTTTCCGGTTCTCCCACCATTGTTTTTCCCGGATAACCATATTCTTCAATAATCTTTTCCACCCTGATCATGTTGGCACTGTCTTTTTCCACCGCTAATGCCCAGGTCATTTTGGTGGTATCAACCCCTTTTTTGAAAAGTTCATTTTTAATCTCCGATTTCCTTTTTGCTGAAATCGAGTTATCAAAATATTCCCGATAGATCTGATCCCAATAATAAATATCCTTCAACTCTTTCTTCAGTGTTTCATTAAGTTTCTGCTGCTGAGCACTCATCAGAAATGAAGATAGTCCTAAAAAAAGTAAAAATATTTTTTTCATGATAATTGTTTTTTACCGGAATATGAGTTTTTTACAATATTGATCTCTGGACGGCTAAAGTTCTGTTACTTTTTTCCCTATTTTATAAACTGTCCCCACAAATTTTGCAATCAATTCATTATTCTGATTGGTTATTTTAATGTCATAAACGGCTGTTTTTCTGGTATCATTCACCAAAATACTTTCTGCCCTGAAAACATCTCCCTCCCGGCCGGCTTTGGTAAAATTGATGATACAGTTCAGTGCAACTGCTGCATCCCCGGTATTGTTGGATGAAAATGCCAGTGCGGAATCGGCAAAGGCAAATGTAACACCGCCATGTACCGTTTTAAGCCCATTAATCATATTTTTCCTGATGGGCATTTCTATTAAACAATAGTTTTCTTTTACTTCAATCAGTCTGATATTCATCCACTGGGAAAACTCATCCTGATTGAGCATATAATCTGCTACCTGTCTTGGGTTCATTTCTGTCATAGGTTTGTTATTTCTTCATACAGCTCATCGGATAATCTGTCATAAACATTCATAGTTTTTCCCAGAATGATCTGCTCATATGAAAGAGCTTTTGAATCTGATGAATTTTCTGCTGGATAGGAAGCCTCTAAATCAATTCCATTTTCCTGAGCTAATCTTCTGATCACCTCTTTATATTTTTCGTTAAACTTCCCCAATAATTCAAGCCTTTCCTGCTTATCTACAGAATAGGCTTCCTGAGCTAAATACTGTTTTTCTATCGAAAGCCTTGTTTCCAGCTCAGCCCTGAATTCATCTATATTCATTTTTCTCAATGTAACTACCAATATATCTCAGTTTATCAATAAGCTAGTTTGACATATTGGTAAAATTTTTTTTTATAGTTTACGAAGTAAAGGACTCTGTCTGTACCTTTCTTCCTGATATTCTCCGTAAAGATCCTGCAGGGTTCCGGAAATTTTAGAATACCCGATTTCTTTTCCCCAGCTCAGTAATCCTTTCGGATAATTTACTCCTTTCTGCATGGCCAGTTCAATATCTTCATCATTGGCCACGCCTAATCTTTTGGCTTCTACAGCTTCGTTAATCAGCATTGAAATGATTCTTAAAAAGATTTGCTGATAAAGTGCATCATCCTTTTGGACTTCTGATTTTACTGCTCCTTCACTGTAATCATAGAATCCTTTTCCTGTCTTTCTTCCATGCAGTCTGGCTTCAGACATTCTCTGCTGAAGTAAAGACGGCTTGTATTTAGGATCGTAGAAATAGTCTTTGTAAACGGTTGTTGTCACAGCAAAGTTGACATCAACACCAATAAGGTCCATCAGTTCGAAAGGACCCATTTTGAAGTTTCCAAGGGTTTTCATCGCATCATCCACCTGTTCAGGAGTTGCGATATTTTCTTCAACAATTCTCAGCGCTTCTCCATAATAAGGTCTTGCAATTCTATTGACAATAAACCCTGGAATATCTTTAGCGATTACAGGTACTTTTCCCCACTCTTTCATGAGGCTGTAGATTTTCTCCGGTAAGCTCTTTTCTGTTAATAAAGATGGAATAACTTCTACCAAAGGCATCAGTGGAGCAGGATTGAAGAAATGTATCCCAATAAAACGCTCCGGCTTTCTGAGCTCGGCACCAAGTGAGGTGATGGAAATGGATGAAGTATTGGAACCAATGATACAGTTTTCAGAAACATGGGTTTCAAGTTCTGTAAAAACTTTGGTCTTAATTTCTTTGTTTTCAATAATCGCTTCAATGATCAGTTCACAATCTTTGAAGTCTTTCAGTTCTGTAGCAATGGAAATATTGGATAAAATTTCAACCATTTTTTCTGATGAAATTTTCTGTTTATCAACAAGCTTTGTTAATGTTTTTTCCAGACCTACGGTTGCCGTTTCTACCTGTTTCGGATTGGCATCATATACCCAAACCTTACATCCGTTCGTTGCGGCTACCTGTGCAATGCCGATTCCCATTGTTCCGGCACCGATAATTCCTACATTTTTCATTTTTAATAGATGATGCAAAAAACCAAAAGTTAGAAGTTCGATTCACTAAGATCTCACTTCTAACTTCTGGTTTCTATTATTTATTTTCCTTTATAATTAGGTTTTCTTTTCTGTAAAAAGGCATTTACACCTTCGATGAAGTCCTCAGTTTCTGCAGCTTCCTGCTGAAGATCTCCTTCCAGTTCCAACTGTTCTTTCAAGGTATTCGTATAAGAATGAGCAAAGGCTTTCTTGGTCAGCTTAAGTGCTGCTGTCGGCATATTAGCCATTCTCTCAAGGATTTCCATTGATTTTGGTCCGAATTCTTCTTCGCTGAAAACTTCTGCTACCAGGCCATAAGATTTAGATTCTTCAGCGGATAACTTCTTCCCTGTAAAGGCTAAATAATTGGCCAGCTGTCTGCCTAAAAGTTTCGGTAAGAAATATGTTCCTCCTGTATCAGGGATCAAACCGATATTTGAAAACGCCTGTGCAAAATAAGCTTTCTCATGTGCCAGCACAAAATCACTGATCAATGCCAGCATTGCACCTGCTCCTACTGCAGGACCGTTTACCAAAGCAATAACCGGTTTTTTGCAACGGGTCACCTCCATTACCAATGGGTTGTAGTAATCTACTACAATTTTTCTGATAATGTCATTATCATGATGCTCTTTTCCCACTACAAACGCCTCATCCAGGTTCTGCCCTGAGCAGAACGCTCTTCCTCTTCCGGAAATGGCAACACATCTTACGGTTTCGTCTTCGCTGCATTCTTTGACAAAATCTTTCAGATCTGCCAAAGCCGGCTTTGTAAGGGCATTCATCGTTTCAGGCTGATTTAGATAAGCGATTTTGAGCTTTCCGTCAAAATGCGTTTCAATATCAAGTTGTGTATACATAAAAAATCATTTTT
This genomic interval from Chryseobacterium arthrosphaerae contains the following:
- a CDS encoding PaaI family thioesterase — translated: MNPRQVADYMLNQDEFSQWMNIRLIEVKENYCLIEMPIRKNMINGLKTVHGGVTFAFADSALAFSSNNTGDAAVALNCIINFTKAGREGDVFRAESILVNDTRKTAVYDIKITNQNNELIAKFVGTVYKIGKKVTEL
- a CDS encoding enoyl-CoA hydratase/isomerase family protein, translating into MYTQLDIETHFDGKLKIAYLNQPETMNALTKPALADLKDFVKECSEDETVRCVAISGRGRAFCSGQNLDEAFVVGKEHHDNDIIRKIVVDYYNPLVMEVTRCKKPVIALVNGPAVGAGAMLALISDFVLAHEKAYFAQAFSNIGLIPDTGGTYFLPKLLGRQLANYLAFTGKKLSAEESKSYGLVAEVFSEEEFGPKSMEILERMANMPTAALKLTKKAFAHSYTNTLKEQLELEGDLQQEAAETEDFIEGVNAFLQKRKPNYKGK
- a CDS encoding DUF6624 domain-containing protein — its product is MKKIFLLFLGLSSFLMSAQQQKLNETLKKELKDIYYWDQIYREYFDNSISAKRKSEIKNELFKKGVDTTKMTWALAVEKDSANMIRVEKIIEEYGYPGKTMVGEPENKTVWFVIQHSKKIGKYLPLIKEAGKKNEIPFRQVATMEDRYLMDQGKEQIYGTQGYGSFWNENGKDYKTEYIWPIKDPENVNKIRKEAGFTKTVEEYAKDIYGKDFVYKVYTLDDVKNGKIEIKEDRRHRH
- a CDS encoding 3-hydroxyacyl-CoA dehydrogenase NAD-binding domain-containing protein — protein: MHHLLKMKNVGIIGAGTMGIGIAQVAATNGCKVWVYDANPKQVETATVGLEKTLTKLVDKQKISSEKMVEILSNISIATELKDFKDCELIIEAIIENKEIKTKVFTELETHVSENCIIGSNTSSISITSLGAELRKPERFIGIHFFNPAPLMPLVEVIPSLLTEKSLPEKIYSLMKEWGKVPVIAKDIPGFIVNRIARPYYGEALRIVEENIATPEQVDDAMKTLGNFKMGPFELMDLIGVDVNFAVTTTVYKDYFYDPKYKPSLLQQRMSEARLHGRKTGKGFYDYSEGAVKSEVQKDDALYQQIFLRIISMLINEAVEAKRLGVANDEDIELAMQKGVNYPKGLLSWGKEIGYSKISGTLQDLYGEYQEERYRQSPLLRKL